From one Nothobranchius furzeri strain GRZ-AD chromosome 2, NfurGRZ-RIMD1, whole genome shotgun sequence genomic stretch:
- the LOC107374604 gene encoding LOW QUALITY PROTEIN: oocyte zinc finger protein XlCOF6 (The sequence of the model RefSeq protein was modified relative to this genomic sequence to represent the inferred CDS: substituted 1 base at 1 genomic stop codon) — protein MDTAFQQVVLVKEEALEEHSAGVNQQDLDFLHIKEEQEKLRHSMEGAHLHLKEETDAARFPFTVASIKSEDDEEKPLFSQLHQKPIEDRDVSTSSAADQMTAETGGVETSRNPDRNPHELTPDSSETDDGDDDDDATLDSELSDSGSETGDRDNDWNENRCSESDFRTVNKSFSHRTLVNSHMRVHTGQKPFTCEFCGKRYSQKSNLNTHMRVHTGEKPFACELCGKKFSLKSTLNKHMRVHTGEKPFACELCENRFSEKGSLNKHMRVHTGQKPFACELCGNRFGEKGSLNTHMRVHTGDKPFACDVCGKTFSIRSHLNRHMRVHTGQKPFVCEFCSKRYSQKTNLNTHMRVHTGEKPFACELCANRFSEKGSLNKHMRVHTGQKPFACELCGNRFSEKGSLKTHMRVHTGDKPFACELCGNRFSVKGSLKTHMRVHTGQKPFACEFCGKRFNEKTNLNTHMRVHTGDQPFACELCGNRFSVKGNLNAHMRVHTGEKPFACEFCGKRFSEKTNLNTHIRVHTGEKPFACELCGNRFSEKGSLNTHMRVHKXQMPFACELCG, from the coding sequence cttTTCAACaggtggtgctggttaaagaagaagctctagAAGAACATAGCGCTGGTGTCAACCAGCAGGACTTAGATtttctccacataaaggaggaacaggagaaactcCGGCACAGTATGGAAGGGGCGCATCtccatttgaaggaggagactgatgctgccaggtttccgTTCACTGTtgcttctataaagagtgaggatgatgaagagaagcctctgttctcacagcttcatcagaagccaatagaagacagagatgtttcaACCAGCAGCGcagctgaccagatgacagcagaaactggtggagtagAAACTAGCCGGAACCCAGATCGGAACCCTCATGAACTGActcctgattcttcagagactgacgatggagatgatgatgatgatgcaactctagactctgagctgtcagactctgggtctgaaactggagaccgagacaatgactggaatgagaacAGGTGTTCTGAGTCAGACTTTAGGACAGTCAACAAATCCTTTAGTCATAGGACACttgtaaacagtcacatgagagtccatacaggacagaagcctttcaccTGTGAGTTCTGTGGCAAAAGATATAGCcaaaagtcaaatttaaacacgcacatgagagtccacacaggagagaagccttttgcttgtgagctctgtggaaagaaatttagcttaaagtcaactttaaataaacacatgagagtacacacaggagaaaagccctttgcttgtgagctctgtgagaatagatttagtgaaaagggaagtttaaacaaacacatgagagtccacacaggacagaagccctttgcttgtgagctctgtgggaatagatttggtgaaaagggaagtttaaacacacacatgagagtccacacaggagataagccttttgcttgtgatgtATGTGGAAAAACATTTAGCATAAGatcacatttaaacagacacatgagagtccacacaggacagaagcctttcgtcTGTGAGTTCTGTAGCAAAAGATatagccaaaagacaaatttaaacacacacatgagagtccacacaggagagaagccctttgcttgtgagctctgtgcgaatagatttagtgaaaagggaagtttaaacaaacacatgagagtccacacaggacagaagccctttgcttgtgagctctgtgggaatagatttagtgaaaagggaagtttaaaaacacacatgagagtccacacaggagataagcctttcgcttgtgagctctgtgggaatagaTTTAGTGTAAAGGGAAGTTTGAAAACACACAtgcgagtccacacaggacagaagcctttcgcctgtgagttctgtggaaaaagatttaatgaaaagacaaatttaaacacacacatgagagtccacacaggggatcagccttttgcttgtgagctctgtgggaatagaTTTAGTGTAAAGGGAAATTTAAACGCACACAtgcgagtccacacaggagagaagcctttcgcctgtgagttctgtggaaaaagatttagcgaaaagacaaatttaaacacacacataagagtccacacaggggagaagccctttgcttgtgagctctgtgggaatagatttagtgaaaagggaagtttaaacacacacatgcgagTCCACAAATGACAgatgccttttgcttgtgagctctgtggatga